The Arachis hypogaea cultivar Tifrunner chromosome 19, arahy.Tifrunner.gnm2.J5K5, whole genome shotgun sequence genome has a window encoding:
- the LOC112776221 gene encoding uncharacterized protein isoform X3, with protein sequence MASAGDKRGRDDVDDKLNNTVGVTSSDEDGDDDCGSEPAVIRPYMKKLTEAELSEYYSRSFRSHGFDVPEFGCALAGGIRPIKLSKKYDELVSNFAKQALQVYNNQNNAKFEFDHLVKANCQAVAGIMYYITFTARSGDNALQTFCCKVWQKVMKKGTEVKFCVMATD encoded by the exons ATGGCTAGTGCTGGAGATAAAAGAGGTAGGGATGATGTGGATGATAAACTGAATAACACGGTGGGAGTAACTTCTTCTGATGAAGATGGCGACGACGATTGTGGTTCAGAACCAGCTGTAATCCGTCCCTATATGAAGAAACTCACTGAGGCTGAACTTTCTGAGTATTATAGCCGGTCCTTCAGGAGCCAT GGATTTGATGTTCCCGAGTTTGGATGTGCATTAGCTGGCGGAATTAGACCCATTAAGTTGAGTAAAAAATATGACGAACTCGTGAGCAATTTTGCTAAGCAAGCCTTGCAAGTCTACAATAACCAAAAT AATGCGAAGTTTGAGTTTGATCATCTTGTCAAGGCTAATTGCCAAGCTGTTGCCGGCATTATGTATTACATTACTTTTACTGCACGCTCTGGGGATAATGCGCTTCAAACCTTTTGCTGCAAAGTATGGCAAAAAGTAATGAAAAAGGGAACAGAAGTTAAGTTTTGTGTGATGGCAACTGATTAA